One genomic segment of Mytilus galloprovincialis chromosome 5, xbMytGall1.hap1.1, whole genome shotgun sequence includes these proteins:
- the LOC143076896 gene encoding VWFA and cache domain-containing protein 1-like isoform X2 produces MQEQFNNFPYEIKSDTGNQLLERIQLSLDTSLNDLNRVINDVYTKIVTVHSSNPDSTSTSFDRCCDLQDSALTYLPEFQSKVDLNKACVTTSPIAVNNLKYPTEQIGATMKTNYEYNKNVLWQHYSTTEGVSVIYPATKWHNCQNFDPRFKSSYAAAASPTDKDVVIVIDTSSSMRQPSGVIDKTKIVIAKEAANNVLQTLKPNDRVGIVRFDKNSYTPAGDNYHSCYENQLAFATKENTDKLKQYVFSIVSGDFESNFGNALVSAFQYFNSTDEDVQVENREQIILFISDGLSSSGKNPVQVISDENLKYNNRIAIFTYLIGQESSAKVQLQSMANQDLINLSVGPKQIGHFEYFDQTNQQYLSTRLATFYEHLSTGSQSGESTFTVPYVDPFSGVGLITSLCRRVHVSSGFHGVMCTDVKISKLLTEIEYFSEDEFTYAFLIDGTGRALMHPLLPNAAFVKSTEDPVLLDISVLEREQNAKPVIESMKRGGTGSKSFAKFFTKPRGTLVNDGSSDISRQAHFFWGPIPNSNFSVCVVLVNESYAEMTESQFPLNDADFDNVFMNHDRSLLTDSFSNCKFYKRRVTRDRSCVKFSQAAFENPFQYLDRDETSVDISKYKDFLTKTSVTNPGFHSTLRASVWASYKAEQFWKNHPATYVAWRYIATKAGLIRVYPGVLLLKSYDHEKRAWWRQTMAHPGTMFLTTPYVDAWGSGIVLSFVHTIHKKGSNIVTAAAGADFPLEYFNWFITSVYPSCADNSGYKCIIVDDSGFVVMHPRLKETTEESAFKAPKHITVEEPGIANILKREGVLNSKDCQDYSTNKDLWSYRVTVPTGKSSGLNFADTDNTFEIRPITDTNLFIIRSRSTPASSTCTCDGSKSPDVVECKTNCNCLCHRQIIYDVCTNKYNTESATLPCSARLPDTSGVSEPDITDGLKACNVPTCHLQSTKQDCFSQSECSWCEYTDIGQQIATPCCRLKEECTFGKTKSTKRDTCAPVTTTSTTTKPPPITESSKMAAIVGGSIAAGVLLVFLVYGIRRYCLYYQKTHDNVDPYLNAIPDNPNELHQFSEKDEFSGKDRYPPPYQPGHNPNFYVDNTGFTGENAI; encoded by the exons ATGCAG gaaCAGTTCAATAATTTCCCCTATGAGATTAAGTCGGATACAGGGAACCAGTTGCTAGAAAGG ATTCAACTAAGTTTAGACACGTCACTAAATGACTTGAATCGAGTCATAAACGATGTATATACCAAAATTGTAACTGTGCATTCAAGTAACCCAGATTCTACGTCAACAAGTTTTGATCGATGCTGCGATTTACAGGATAGTGCCTTGACCTACTTACCAGAGTTTCAATCAAAA GTTGACCTGAATAAAGCATGTGTTACGACATCACCTATAgctgtaaacaatttaaaataccCGACAGAACAAATCGGTGCAACAATGAAAACCAACTATGAGTACAACAAAAACGTTTTATGGCAGCACTACAGCACAACAGAAGGCGTGTCTGTCATCTACCCAGCCACAAAGTGGCACAATTGTCAGAACTTTGATCCTAGATTTAA ATCGTCATACGCAGCAGCTGCTTCGCCTACAGATAAAGATGTTGTTATAGTGATTGATACAAGTTCTTCTATGAGACAACCGTCTGGAGTAATAGACAAAACCAAAATTGTAATAGCCAAAGAAGCAGCTAATAATGTCTTACAAACACTCAAACCAAATGATAGG GTAGGGATTGTTCGATTCGATAAAAATTCATATACCCCTGCAGGAGATAACTACCATTCGTGTTATGAAAACCAACTTGCATTTGCAACAAAGGAAAATACGGACAAACTAAAGCAGTATGTGTTTTCAATCGTGTCAGGTGATTTTGAATCTAACTTTGGAAATGCTCTAGTATCTGCATTCCAATACTTTAATTCCACGGATGAAGATGTTCAAGTTGAAAATAGAG aacaaATCATTCTTTTCATCAGTGATGGATTGTCCTCATCTGGGAAAAACCCGGTTCAAGTAATCAGCGACGAGAATTTGAAATATAACAACAGAATTGCAATATTTACTTATCTGATTGGACAAG AATCAAGTGCAAAGGTACAGTTACAAAGTATGGCAAATCAGGATCTTATCAATCTATCTGTTGGACCTAAACAA attggtcattttgaatattttgaccaAACCAACCAGCAATATCTTTCTACTAGATTGGCTACGTTTTATGAACATTTGTCTACAGGAAGTCAATCAGGCGAATCCACATTCACGGTACCATATGTAGATCCTTTCTCAGGAGTGG GATTGATCACATCATTATGTCGACGTGTTCATGTGTCGTCTGGTTTCCATGGAGTTATGTGCACAGACGTGAAAATAAGTAAACTATTAACCGAAATAGAGTACTTCTCCGAAGACGAGTTTACCTACGCTTTTCTGATAGATGGCACTGGAAGAGCACTTATGCATCCTTTGTTACCAAATGCAGCTTTTGTCAAATCTACAGAAGATCCTGTTTTATTAGATATTAGTGTATTAGAAAGAGAACAAAATGCAAAACCAGTCATTGAATCGATGAAAAG AGGAGGAACTGGTTCCAAATCTTTTGCCAAATTTTTCACCAAACCACGTGGGACACTGGTAAATGATGGTAGTAGTGATATCAGTCGACAAGCTCATTTCTTTTGGGGACCA ATTCCTAACAGCAACTTTTCCGTGTGTGTTGTCCTTGTGAACGAATCTTATGCCGAAATGACAGAATCTCAGTTCCCACTTAATGACGCAGATTTTGACAACGTTTTTATGAACCACGATCGGAGTTTGCTCACTGATTCATTTTCTAATTGTAAATTCTACAAGAGAAGGGTAACACGGG ATCGAAGTTGTGTCAAATTTTCACAAGCTGCATTTGAAAATCCTTTTCAATATTTGGACCGTGACGAAACATCGGTGGATATTAGTAAATACAAAGATTTTCTAACAAAAACGAGCGTTACTAATCCCGGATTTCAC TCAACACTACGGGCATCGGTTTGGGCATCATACAAAGCTGAACAATTTTGGAAGAATCATCCGGCAACGTACGTGGCCTGGCGATACATAGCAACAAAAGCAGGACTTATCAGGGTATACCCCGGAGTTTTGTTACTAAAATCATATGACCATGAGAAACGCGCTTG GTGGCGACAGACAATGGCACATCCAGGCACCATGTTTTTAACAACGCCATATGTTGATGCCTGGGGATCGGGCATAGTACTTTCTTTTGTACATACTATACATAAAAAAGG ATCCAATATTGTTACTGCTGCAGCTGGTGCAGATTTCCCATTGGAGTACTTCAATTGGTTCATTACAAGTGTCTATCCATCATGTGCTGATAACAG tgGGTACAAATGCATTATCGTTGATGACAGCGGATTTGTAGTTATGCATCCACGACTGAAAGAGACTACTGAAGAATCTGCATTTAAGGCACCAAAACATATAACAGTAGAG GAACCCGGTATTGCAAATATACTGAAAAGAGAAGGCGTGTTAAACTCAAAAGACTGTCAAGATTATTCGACGAATAAAGATCTTTGGTCCTATAGA GTGACTGTACCAACCGGGAAATCTAGTGGACTAAATTTCGCAGACACAGATAATACGTTTGAAATACGACCTATTACTGATACCAATCTGTTCATTATTAGAAGCCGGTCAACACCAGCTTCGTCAACGTGTACTTGT GACGGGTCGAAGTCACCAGATGTTGTTGAATGTAAGACCAACTGTAATTGTCTGTGTCATAGACAAATCATCTACGATGTTTGTACCAACAAGTATAATACAGA GTCTGCTACTTTACCATGTAGTGCGAGACTCCCTGATACATCAGGAGTAAGTGAACCTGACATTACAGATGGACTGAAAGCATGCAATGTTCCAACATGTCATCTCCAGTCAACAAAACA AGATTGTTTTAGCCAGTCAGAATGTAGCTGGTGTGAGTACACGGACATAGGTCAACAAATAGCAACACCATGCTGTAGACTAAAGGAGGAATGTACATTCGGTAAAACAAAGTCTACAAAAAGAGATACGTGTG CACCGGTGACGACAACATCAACAACAACTAAACCCCCACCAATCACAGAATCTAGTAAAATGGCAGCAATAGTTGGTGGATCTATAGCTGCTGGAGTATTACTAGTTTTCCTTGTATATGGAATCAGAAGATATTGTCTATATTATCAGAAAACACATGACAATGTCGACCCATATTTAAACGCTATTCCTGATAATCCAAATGAGCTTCATCAATTTTCTGAGAAGGATGAATTCAGCGGTAAAGATCGATATCCGCCTCCATATCAGCCCGGACATAATCCAAACTTTTATGTCGATAATACAGGATTCACCGGTGAAAATGCTATCTGA
- the LOC143076896 gene encoding VWFA and cache domain-containing protein 1-like isoform X1 produces the protein MNILVVLMCIIGINSRVDAEDNIDGNKLAQELRKIKEDIGVNHMQEQFNNFPYEIKSDTGNQLLERIQLSLDTSLNDLNRVINDVYTKIVTVHSSNPDSTSTSFDRCCDLQDSALTYLPEFQSKVDLNKACVTTSPIAVNNLKYPTEQIGATMKTNYEYNKNVLWQHYSTTEGVSVIYPATKWHNCQNFDPRFKSSYAAAASPTDKDVVIVIDTSSSMRQPSGVIDKTKIVIAKEAANNVLQTLKPNDRVGIVRFDKNSYTPAGDNYHSCYENQLAFATKENTDKLKQYVFSIVSGDFESNFGNALVSAFQYFNSTDEDVQVENREQIILFISDGLSSSGKNPVQVISDENLKYNNRIAIFTYLIGQESSAKVQLQSMANQDLINLSVGPKQIGHFEYFDQTNQQYLSTRLATFYEHLSTGSQSGESTFTVPYVDPFSGVGLITSLCRRVHVSSGFHGVMCTDVKISKLLTEIEYFSEDEFTYAFLIDGTGRALMHPLLPNAAFVKSTEDPVLLDISVLEREQNAKPVIESMKRGGTGSKSFAKFFTKPRGTLVNDGSSDISRQAHFFWGPIPNSNFSVCVVLVNESYAEMTESQFPLNDADFDNVFMNHDRSLLTDSFSNCKFYKRRVTRDRSCVKFSQAAFENPFQYLDRDETSVDISKYKDFLTKTSVTNPGFHSTLRASVWASYKAEQFWKNHPATYVAWRYIATKAGLIRVYPGVLLLKSYDHEKRAWWRQTMAHPGTMFLTTPYVDAWGSGIVLSFVHTIHKKGSNIVTAAAGADFPLEYFNWFITSVYPSCADNSGYKCIIVDDSGFVVMHPRLKETTEESAFKAPKHITVEEPGIANILKREGVLNSKDCQDYSTNKDLWSYRVTVPTGKSSGLNFADTDNTFEIRPITDTNLFIIRSRSTPASSTCTCDGSKSPDVVECKTNCNCLCHRQIIYDVCTNKYNTESATLPCSARLPDTSGVSEPDITDGLKACNVPTCHLQSTKQDCFSQSECSWCEYTDIGQQIATPCCRLKEECTFGKTKSTKRDTCAPVTTTSTTTKPPPITESSKMAAIVGGSIAAGVLLVFLVYGIRRYCLYYQKTHDNVDPYLNAIPDNPNELHQFSEKDEFSGKDRYPPPYQPGHNPNFYVDNTGFTGENAI, from the exons atgaatattttgGTTGTGCTGATGTGTATTATTGGAATAAACTCAAGGGTAGATGCTGAAGATAACATAGATGGCAACAAGTTGGCACAAGAACTTAGAAAAATCAAGGAAGATATTGGCGTCAATCACATGCAG gaaCAGTTCAATAATTTCCCCTATGAGATTAAGTCGGATACAGGGAACCAGTTGCTAGAAAGG ATTCAACTAAGTTTAGACACGTCACTAAATGACTTGAATCGAGTCATAAACGATGTATATACCAAAATTGTAACTGTGCATTCAAGTAACCCAGATTCTACGTCAACAAGTTTTGATCGATGCTGCGATTTACAGGATAGTGCCTTGACCTACTTACCAGAGTTTCAATCAAAA GTTGACCTGAATAAAGCATGTGTTACGACATCACCTATAgctgtaaacaatttaaaataccCGACAGAACAAATCGGTGCAACAATGAAAACCAACTATGAGTACAACAAAAACGTTTTATGGCAGCACTACAGCACAACAGAAGGCGTGTCTGTCATCTACCCAGCCACAAAGTGGCACAATTGTCAGAACTTTGATCCTAGATTTAA ATCGTCATACGCAGCAGCTGCTTCGCCTACAGATAAAGATGTTGTTATAGTGATTGATACAAGTTCTTCTATGAGACAACCGTCTGGAGTAATAGACAAAACCAAAATTGTAATAGCCAAAGAAGCAGCTAATAATGTCTTACAAACACTCAAACCAAATGATAGG GTAGGGATTGTTCGATTCGATAAAAATTCATATACCCCTGCAGGAGATAACTACCATTCGTGTTATGAAAACCAACTTGCATTTGCAACAAAGGAAAATACGGACAAACTAAAGCAGTATGTGTTTTCAATCGTGTCAGGTGATTTTGAATCTAACTTTGGAAATGCTCTAGTATCTGCATTCCAATACTTTAATTCCACGGATGAAGATGTTCAAGTTGAAAATAGAG aacaaATCATTCTTTTCATCAGTGATGGATTGTCCTCATCTGGGAAAAACCCGGTTCAAGTAATCAGCGACGAGAATTTGAAATATAACAACAGAATTGCAATATTTACTTATCTGATTGGACAAG AATCAAGTGCAAAGGTACAGTTACAAAGTATGGCAAATCAGGATCTTATCAATCTATCTGTTGGACCTAAACAA attggtcattttgaatattttgaccaAACCAACCAGCAATATCTTTCTACTAGATTGGCTACGTTTTATGAACATTTGTCTACAGGAAGTCAATCAGGCGAATCCACATTCACGGTACCATATGTAGATCCTTTCTCAGGAGTGG GATTGATCACATCATTATGTCGACGTGTTCATGTGTCGTCTGGTTTCCATGGAGTTATGTGCACAGACGTGAAAATAAGTAAACTATTAACCGAAATAGAGTACTTCTCCGAAGACGAGTTTACCTACGCTTTTCTGATAGATGGCACTGGAAGAGCACTTATGCATCCTTTGTTACCAAATGCAGCTTTTGTCAAATCTACAGAAGATCCTGTTTTATTAGATATTAGTGTATTAGAAAGAGAACAAAATGCAAAACCAGTCATTGAATCGATGAAAAG AGGAGGAACTGGTTCCAAATCTTTTGCCAAATTTTTCACCAAACCACGTGGGACACTGGTAAATGATGGTAGTAGTGATATCAGTCGACAAGCTCATTTCTTTTGGGGACCA ATTCCTAACAGCAACTTTTCCGTGTGTGTTGTCCTTGTGAACGAATCTTATGCCGAAATGACAGAATCTCAGTTCCCACTTAATGACGCAGATTTTGACAACGTTTTTATGAACCACGATCGGAGTTTGCTCACTGATTCATTTTCTAATTGTAAATTCTACAAGAGAAGGGTAACACGGG ATCGAAGTTGTGTCAAATTTTCACAAGCTGCATTTGAAAATCCTTTTCAATATTTGGACCGTGACGAAACATCGGTGGATATTAGTAAATACAAAGATTTTCTAACAAAAACGAGCGTTACTAATCCCGGATTTCAC TCAACACTACGGGCATCGGTTTGGGCATCATACAAAGCTGAACAATTTTGGAAGAATCATCCGGCAACGTACGTGGCCTGGCGATACATAGCAACAAAAGCAGGACTTATCAGGGTATACCCCGGAGTTTTGTTACTAAAATCATATGACCATGAGAAACGCGCTTG GTGGCGACAGACAATGGCACATCCAGGCACCATGTTTTTAACAACGCCATATGTTGATGCCTGGGGATCGGGCATAGTACTTTCTTTTGTACATACTATACATAAAAAAGG ATCCAATATTGTTACTGCTGCAGCTGGTGCAGATTTCCCATTGGAGTACTTCAATTGGTTCATTACAAGTGTCTATCCATCATGTGCTGATAACAG tgGGTACAAATGCATTATCGTTGATGACAGCGGATTTGTAGTTATGCATCCACGACTGAAAGAGACTACTGAAGAATCTGCATTTAAGGCACCAAAACATATAACAGTAGAG GAACCCGGTATTGCAAATATACTGAAAAGAGAAGGCGTGTTAAACTCAAAAGACTGTCAAGATTATTCGACGAATAAAGATCTTTGGTCCTATAGA GTGACTGTACCAACCGGGAAATCTAGTGGACTAAATTTCGCAGACACAGATAATACGTTTGAAATACGACCTATTACTGATACCAATCTGTTCATTATTAGAAGCCGGTCAACACCAGCTTCGTCAACGTGTACTTGT GACGGGTCGAAGTCACCAGATGTTGTTGAATGTAAGACCAACTGTAATTGTCTGTGTCATAGACAAATCATCTACGATGTTTGTACCAACAAGTATAATACAGA GTCTGCTACTTTACCATGTAGTGCGAGACTCCCTGATACATCAGGAGTAAGTGAACCTGACATTACAGATGGACTGAAAGCATGCAATGTTCCAACATGTCATCTCCAGTCAACAAAACA AGATTGTTTTAGCCAGTCAGAATGTAGCTGGTGTGAGTACACGGACATAGGTCAACAAATAGCAACACCATGCTGTAGACTAAAGGAGGAATGTACATTCGGTAAAACAAAGTCTACAAAAAGAGATACGTGTG CACCGGTGACGACAACATCAACAACAACTAAACCCCCACCAATCACAGAATCTAGTAAAATGGCAGCAATAGTTGGTGGATCTATAGCTGCTGGAGTATTACTAGTTTTCCTTGTATATGGAATCAGAAGATATTGTCTATATTATCAGAAAACACATGACAATGTCGACCCATATTTAAACGCTATTCCTGATAATCCAAATGAGCTTCATCAATTTTCTGAGAAGGATGAATTCAGCGGTAAAGATCGATATCCGCCTCCATATCAGCCCGGACATAATCCAAACTTTTATGTCGATAATACAGGATTCACCGGTGAAAATGCTATCTGA